The proteins below are encoded in one region of Diorhabda carinulata isolate Delta chromosome 3, icDioCari1.1, whole genome shotgun sequence:
- the LOC130891448 gene encoding glucose dehydrogenase [FAD, quinone]-like, whose product MSVPQKNACLGNRNKSCSINSGKGVGGGTLINGYVYCRGSREQYNKLAKAIDDPSWNYDNLLRYFKKTEYFHRTKPDIPINISYHGQDGLLNVQNGIFNEKFGKPFFEANKELGYSTIDYNGPNMIGTSIIQQFIKFGKREDFGNVFITPFLGRSSLEVTTRSYVIKIEINNVTKTAESVLFSKNGRIYRAKASKEILLSGGTIASPKILMLSGIGPKNHLEALGIEVIQNLEVGSQYKDHIIVILPFSTNITLREKPFSVKLDNYLRGYGELTSVTYSQNVGFFQINRNISNIPDFEVFSYVAQNVTATMQPNAPTFQNINIYNILSYFGSKSTGSLRLKSNNPYDYPLIDPNLLSDTNNEDMEGLYHSLKYIIKLMDTKPYKQYKVKLSDDCPPECAVYQYNSKDYWQCYLKQRSTNGLHMTGTCAMGTDPTKEAVVDTNLKVFGIKNLRVVDASIFPEPIVGHLTIPCAMVAEKISDVIKIDYGQTVYVS is encoded by the exons ATGTCTGTTCCTCAAAAAAACGCGTGTCTTG GCAATCGCAACAAATCGTGTTCCATAAATTCTGGAAAAGGTGTGGGAGGTGGAACTCTGATAAATGGATACGTCTATTGTCGTGGTTCACGcgaacaatataataaattggcTAAAGCGATCGATGATCCATCTTGGAACTATGATAATTTACTGCGGtactttaaaaaaactgaatatttccATCGAACCAAACCTGATATACCGATAAATATATCTTATCACGGACAAGATGGtttattaaatgttcaaaatgggatcttcaatgaaaaattcgGCAAACCATTTTTTGAAGCTAACAAGGAACTGGGGTATTCTACAATCGATTACAATGGACCAAATATGATCGGCACTTCTattattcaacaatttattaaatttggtAAAAGGGAGGATTTTGGAAATGTATTTATAACTCcttttctaggaaggtctagcTTAGAAGTTACTACAAGAAGTTATGTCATAAAAATTGAGATTAATAACGTAACCAAAACAGCCGAAAGTGTTTTGTTTAgtaaaaatggaagaatttaTCGAGCGAAAGCTTCAAAAGAGATTCTATTATCAGGCGGAACTATAGCCAGTCCTAAAATTCTCATGCTTTCGGGAATAGGAccaaaaaatcatttagaaGCTTTGGGCATTGAAGTGATTCAAAATTTAGAGGTAGGAAGTCAATATAAAGATCACATTATTGTGATTCTGCCATTTTCTACCAACATTACATTACGAGAGAAGCCTTTCTCtgtaaaattagataattacTTACGAGGTTACGGTGAGCTAACATCCGTGACTTATTCTCAAAATGTAGgctttttccaaataaatagaaatatcagTAATATACCAGATTTTGAAGTATTTTCGTATGTTGCTCAAAACGTAACAGCGACAATGCAACCAAATGCTCCAACTtttcaaaacataaatatttacaatatattatcGTATTTTGGCTCGAAATCAACAGGTTCGCTCCGATTAAAAAGCAATAATCCGTATGATTACCCACTAATAGACCCTAATTTACTTTCCGACACTAATAACGAGGATATGGAAGGATTGTACCACAgtttaaaatacattattaaaCTTATGGATACTAAACCGTACAAACAGTACAAGGTAAAACTTTCAGATGATTGTCCTCCGGAATGTGCAGTTTACCAATATAATTCCAAAGATTACTGGCAATGCTATTTGAAACAACGTAGTACAAATGGACTGCATATGACAGGTACATGTGCTATGGGAACGGATCCAACGAAAGAGGCAGTTGTCGatacaaatttgaaagttttcgGAATAAAAAACCTAAGAGTTGTCGATGCCAGTATTTTCCCCGAACCTATAGTAGGACATCTGACCATTCCATGTGCAATGGTGGCAGAAAAAATCAGTGATgtgattaaaattgattatggACAAACTGTATACGTAAgctaa